A portion of the Homalodisca vitripennis isolate AUS2020 chromosome 2, UT_GWSS_2.1, whole genome shotgun sequence genome contains these proteins:
- the LOC124355382 gene encoding uncharacterized protein LOC124355382 isoform X1 — translation MFTNKYNGMESLPLEAVEEVTKHLTPQELSACCAVSVDWRDAFNQDSLWRQHCNKDTAEYLETAECRVEPRFESPESEDSTLSPVCRWRMCYMRETHLRNNWRKWKYVRSEIQSENDISDFNNYVLYIFVSSDFVAFLDDQVVTLWDVRNTPVRLGNPVCLLFNDELYKCHVIDDNIVVIVQSYTVECYSFDTLRDETWRLEYFFFIDGTETYSASDAGKRELKDNGHGEITSGFTIENFLVSITSNESDVLHIWDLRRGNKLRRVQCPEIPKECNNSNWKIVKSEILSTDFVVIAEYERGTSKISVFYVYSLTKLDFLRFRVEHEFNETDIKCVIHDKCLAVADDTQLFIYDYTKSSLVLTLPAPSGCDLLAVGNSILITEEQEIRAMFHTQTLRVEPLTVTNDDDAPLILQLGGHLFGQFFYTFNDRLQPGIWEIGLNSNSTNVTWISDYDYILRFEMNKSHTKLIVESLLDGRSTFSVISFW, via the coding sequence TATAACGGTATGGAGTCACTTCCTCTAGAGGCGGTAGAAGAGGTCACAAAGCATCTAACTCCGCAGGAGCTATCAGCGTGTTGTGCCGTCAGTGTGGACTGGAGAGATGCCTTCAACCAGGACAGTCTGTGGAGGCAACACTGTAACAAGGACACGGCAGAGTACCTGGAGACGGCGGAGTGTAGAGTGGAGCCGAGGTTTGAGTCCCCGGAGTCGGAGGACAGCACGCTGAGTCCTGTCTGTCGCTGGAGGATGTGTTACATGCGTGAGACCCACCTGCGGAACAACTGGAGAAAATGGAAGTATGTCAGGAGTGAAATACAGAGTGAAAACGACATTAGTGACTTTAATAATTATGTCCTATACATTTTCGTGTCAAGCGATTTCGTCGCGTTTTTAGATGATCAAGTAGTTACATTGTGGGATGTGAGAAACACTCCAGTACGCCTAGGAAACCCTGTTTGCTTGTTATTCAACGATGAATTATATAAATGTCACGTTATCGATGACAACATTGTTGTTATAGTGCAAAGCTATACTGTGGAATGCTACAGCTTTGATACCCTGCGTGACGAAACCTGGCGTCTGGAATACTTCTTTTTCATCGACGGAACAGAGACTTATTCGGCGAGTGACGCAGGGAAGAGAGAGCTTAAGGACAATGGACATGGCGAAATTACTTCTGGCTTTACAATAGAAAATTTTTTGGTTAGCATTACATCTAATGAAAGCGACGTTTTGCACATATGGGATCTCCGGAGAGGAAATAAATTAAGAAGAGTACAATGCCCGGAGATTCCCAAAGAGTGCAATAACAGCAATTGGAAAATTGTAAAGTCCGAAATACTGTCAACGGATTTTGTTGTAATAGCAGAGTACGAAAGGGGAACCAGTAAAATTTCTGTTTTCTACGTCTACAGCCTCACGAAACTAGATTTCCTCCGTTTCCGTGTTGAACACGAGTTTAACGAAACGGATATAAAATGTGTCATTCATGATAAATGTCTTGCTGTTGCCGACGATACGCAACTTTTCATTTACGACTATACAAAATCATCATTGGTGTTGACTTTGCCGGCACCATCGGGATGTGACCTTCTCGCGGTGGGGAACAGTATTTTGATCACCGAGGAGCAGGAAATACGTGCGATGTTCCACACACAAACTTTGAGGGTTGAGCCTTTGACGGTGACCAACGACGATGACGCACCCCTGATACTCCAACTTGGGGGACACTTATTCGGTCAGTTCTTCTACACGTTCAACGATCGCTTACAACCAGGAATATGGGAGATCGGACTGAACTCTAACTCTACGAATGTCACATGGATTTCTGATTATGactatattttaagatttgaaatGAATAAATCCCACACGAAACTCATTGTCGAATCCTTGCTCGATGGGAGGAGTACTTTTAGCGTAATTAGTTTTTGGTAA